Proteins from a genomic interval of Clostridium sp. M62/1:
- the hemW gene encoding radical SAM family heme chaperone HemW, with protein sequence METGSRPIPLELYIHIPFCIRKCAYCDFLSFPAGEEERSLYVEQLAREIEEAGAAFGEYVAETVFIGGGTPSVLEGAQIGRIMDAMRESFHLSEEAEITMEVNPGTASPEKLRSWRRSGINRLSLGLQSAQNRELRYLGRIHTAEDFLESFHAAREAGFENINVDLMSALPGQTEEAWEDTLKKVLSLMPEHISAYSLIIEEGTPFYEKYGTEGMERKGKARARADLPPLPDEDTERSMYEATERILSEAGYHRYEISNYARPGFECRHNRGYWTGTEYLGLGLGASSYIIRNREADLGGCPDEAGLLALSGAERFLNTPDMGKYLAYSREDFRAGRHTEGRDRLTWKDRMEEFMFLGLRLTEGVAEQEFEHRFGCPIRQVYGKALEECVREGLMEYVHDPACSGSVSPNGLVQTQGKEALDSRWRLTGRGVDVSNWVLAKFLIDEKA encoded by the coding sequence CCTGTCCTTTCCGGCAGGGGAGGAGGAGAGAAGCCTCTACGTGGAACAGCTGGCGAGGGAGATTGAGGAGGCGGGTGCCGCTTTCGGTGAATATGTGGCAGAGACGGTATTTATCGGAGGCGGCACCCCCTCTGTGCTTGAAGGTGCGCAGATCGGAAGGATTATGGATGCTATGAGGGAGAGCTTTCATTTATCTGAGGAAGCAGAAATTACCATGGAGGTAAACCCTGGCACGGCCAGTCCCGAAAAGCTGAGAAGCTGGCGCCGTTCAGGCATCAACCGCCTGAGCCTGGGGCTTCAGTCTGCACAGAACCGGGAGCTCAGATACCTGGGAAGGATTCACACGGCGGAGGATTTTCTGGAGAGCTTTCATGCAGCCAGAGAGGCAGGCTTTGAGAATATCAATGTGGATCTCATGTCCGCCCTCCCCGGCCAGACAGAGGAGGCCTGGGAGGACACCCTGAAAAAGGTGCTGTCCCTAATGCCGGAGCATATCTCAGCCTACAGTCTGATTATTGAAGAGGGGACCCCGTTTTACGAGAAGTACGGAACAGAGGGGATGGAAAGAAAGGGGAAGGCCCGGGCTCGGGCGGATTTGCCGCCCCTGCCGGACGAGGATACGGAGCGAAGCATGTACGAGGCCACAGAGCGGATCCTGAGTGAGGCAGGATATCACCGCTATGAGATTTCCAACTACGCAAGGCCGGGATTTGAGTGCCGCCACAACAGAGGATACTGGACAGGCACAGAGTATCTGGGGCTTGGACTGGGAGCTTCTTCCTACATAATAAGAAACCGGGAAGCAGACCTGGGAGGCTGTCCGGACGAAGCCGGCCTTCTGGCGCTTTCCGGAGCGGAGCGATTTTTAAATACCCCGGATATGGGGAAATACCTGGCATATTCCAGGGAGGACTTCAGGGCGGGAAGGCATACAGAGGGAAGAGACCGCCTCACCTGGAAGGACAGGATGGAGGAGTTTATGTTCCTGGGGCTCAGGCTCACAGAAGGGGTGGCAGAACAGGAATTTGAACACCGGTTTGGCTGTCCCATCAGGCAGGTTTATGGGAAGGCACTGGAAGAGTGCGTTCGGGAAGGGCTGATGGAGTATGTGCACGATCCCGCCTGCAGCGGGAGCGTGAGCCCGAACGGCCTGGTTCAGACTCAGGGCAAGGAGGCCCTGGACAGCCGGTGGCGCCTGACAGGCAGAGGCGTGGATGTGAGCAACTGGGTGCTGGCAAAATTCCTCATAGATGAAAAGGCGTAG
- a CDS encoding TSUP family transporter translates to MEISLTQYLIVCPLVFLAGLMDSIAGGGGLISLPAFMIAGIPAHLSLGSNKMCSVMGTVVSTARFAKNGFINFKTSIWFAAAALIGSSIGSHLVLLVSEGVIEKLMLVILPIVAVYVLWNKNLGDDSKAGTLSKGKMFAISMAAALIVGAYDGFYGPGTGTFLILILTGAARYTMKEAAGTTKVINLASNAAAFATFLLNGKVLISLGFVSGLFCILGHYIGSGLVLTNGKKIVRPVVLIVLAILFVKVLMG, encoded by the coding sequence ATGGAAATTTCACTGACACAATATCTGATCGTCTGTCCCCTTGTATTTCTGGCAGGCCTGATGGATTCAATCGCAGGCGGAGGGGGACTTATCTCACTCCCAGCCTTTATGATAGCCGGAATCCCGGCACACCTTTCTCTGGGAAGCAATAAGATGTGCTCTGTGATGGGAACGGTTGTCTCCACAGCCAGATTCGCAAAAAACGGGTTTATCAATTTTAAAACTTCCATCTGGTTTGCCGCCGCAGCCCTGATTGGCTCTTCCATCGGCTCCCATCTTGTGCTCCTGGTGAGCGAGGGAGTGATCGAAAAGCTGATGCTTGTCATCCTGCCGATTGTGGCTGTCTACGTGCTCTGGAACAAGAATCTGGGAGATGACTCCAAGGCGGGGACTCTCTCCAAGGGGAAGATGTTTGCCATCAGCATGGCAGCGGCTCTGATTGTGGGAGCCTACGACGGATTCTACGGGCCGGGCACGGGAACCTTTCTGATCCTGATTTTAACCGGGGCAGCCCGCTACACCATGAAGGAGGCTGCGGGGACGACGAAGGTGATCAATCTGGCTTCCAATGCGGCAGCCTTTGCCACCTTCCTTCTGAACGGAAAGGTGCTGATTTCCCTTGGATTTGTGTCCGGCCTGTTCTGCATACTGGGACACTACATCGGCTCCGGCCTGGTACTCACAAACGGGAAAAAGATTGTGCGCCCGGTGGTTCTCATCGTGCTGGCGATCCTGTTTGTGAAGGTTCTGATGGGATAG
- the prmA gene encoding 50S ribosomal protein L11 methyltransferase: protein MKWKKFTLTTTTEAVDLVSSMFDEIGIEGIEIEDNVPLTEKETKGMFIDILPELPPDDGTAKVSFYLDDDADTESILGQVREGLEELKLFVNLGACTIEESETEDKDWINNWKQYFKPFTVDDILIKPTWEEIPKEHEDKLLIQIDPGTAFGTGMHETTQLCIRQLKKYVTPETRLLDVGTGSGILGITALKLGAREVFGTDLDENAIVAVGENLEANGIGEGRFTVVQGNIIDDKEIQDKAGYECYDVAVANILADVIILLQKEIPVHIKKGGIFITSGIINMKEQAVREAFAANDSFEVLEVTYQGEWVSVTARRVK, encoded by the coding sequence ATGAAATGGAAAAAATTTACGCTGACCACCACCACAGAGGCAGTGGATCTGGTCAGCAGCATGTTTGATGAGATCGGAATTGAGGGAATCGAGATTGAGGACAATGTGCCTCTGACAGAGAAGGAGACGAAGGGAATGTTTATCGACATTCTCCCGGAGCTTCCGCCGGACGACGGGACAGCGAAGGTCAGCTTCTATCTGGATGACGATGCGGACACGGAAAGTATTCTCGGACAGGTGAGGGAAGGGCTTGAGGAGCTTAAGCTGTTTGTAAACCTGGGAGCCTGTACCATTGAGGAGTCGGAGACGGAGGACAAGGACTGGATTAACAACTGGAAGCAGTATTTTAAGCCCTTCACTGTGGACGACATTCTGATCAAGCCTACCTGGGAGGAGATCCCAAAGGAGCATGAGGACAAGCTGCTGATCCAGATCGATCCGGGAACCGCCTTCGGTACGGGAATGCATGAGACAACCCAGCTGTGTATCCGCCAGCTGAAGAAATATGTGACTCCCGAGACCAGACTTCTGGATGTGGGAACCGGAAGCGGAATCCTTGGAATTACAGCCTTAAAGCTGGGAGCCAGGGAAGTGTTCGGAACCGATCTGGACGAAAACGCCATTGTGGCAGTAGGTGAAAACCTGGAGGCAAACGGAATCGGGGAGGGACGATTTACCGTGGTCCAGGGAAACATCATTGACGATAAGGAGATACAGGACAAAGCCGGCTACGAGTGCTATGACGTGGCAGTGGCCAATATTCTGGCAGATGTGATCATCCTGCTTCAGAAGGAAATCCCGGTTCACATCAAAAAGGGCGGCATCTTTATCACATCGGGTATCATTAACATGAAGGAGCAGGCTGTGAGGGAGGCATTTGCGGCCAATGACTCCTTTGAGGTTTTAGAGGTAACCTACCAGGGAGAGTGGGTCAGCGTGACTGCAAGGAGAGTAAAATAA
- a CDS encoding 16S rRNA (uracil(1498)-N(3))-methyltransferase, producing MYHFFVDRSQIHPEHITITGPDVNHIRNVLRMKTGEQVLISNGEDRDYLCRLSRIDPDEVEAEIIREKEETTELPARVCLFQGLPKGDKMELIIQKAVELGAYQIIPVASKRAVVKLDKKKEEAKLRRWNAISESAAKQSKRRIIPQIAPVMEFREALSAVSGFDLACIPYECESGMEAVRKFVGQADAGQRIAVFIGPEGGFEEAEVEAAVQAGVVPVSLGKRILRTETAGLCMLSVLAFKLEGGI from the coding sequence ATGTATCATTTTTTTGTTGACAGATCCCAGATCCATCCGGAACACATCACCATTACAGGGCCGGATGTCAACCATATCAGGAATGTCCTGCGGATGAAGACCGGAGAGCAGGTATTAATCAGCAACGGAGAGGACCGGGATTATCTCTGCCGTCTGTCCCGGATCGATCCGGATGAGGTGGAGGCAGAGATTATCCGGGAAAAAGAGGAGACAACAGAGCTTCCCGCCAGAGTCTGCCTGTTTCAGGGGCTTCCAAAGGGAGATAAGATGGAGCTGATCATTCAGAAGGCAGTGGAGCTTGGAGCCTATCAGATTATCCCTGTGGCTTCCAAGCGGGCGGTGGTAAAGCTGGATAAGAAGAAGGAGGAGGCAAAGCTCAGACGGTGGAATGCCATTTCGGAGAGTGCGGCCAAGCAGTCTAAGAGACGCATCATCCCCCAGATCGCACCGGTTATGGAGTTTCGGGAAGCGCTCTCGGCTGTCTCCGGATTCGACCTGGCCTGCATCCCCTATGAGTGTGAGTCGGGCATGGAGGCTGTCAGGAAATTTGTGGGTCAGGCTGACGCCGGGCAGAGGATTGCCGTATTCATCGGGCCGGAGGGAGGCTTTGAGGAGGCAGAAGTCGAGGCGGCTGTCCAGGCAGGGGTCGTGCCGGTGAGCCTTGGAAAGCGGATTCTGAGGACAGAGACGGCAGGACTGTGCATGCTGTCTGTGCTGGCATTTAAGCTGGAGGGCGGAATTTAG